CTGAGCCGGCGCAATTTAATTCAATTCCGTCTTGTTCGAAGGGCGGAAAATGAACGGATCGCCTCAGGCCGCGGACCTCTTGCTGTGCGGGCATGTCGCAGGCAGCCGAAAGACCAGCTTGCGCCACAGGTTCGTCGATAGAAACTGTTTCACAGAATTTTGCGGCAGATTTTGGCCGAAACCCGCGGCTTTGGCGGCAGTTGAGAACGTATAGCCGTCATTTTCAGGCCTTTGGCCCGGACCCCGTCGCGGCGTGTCGAATTATTCACAGGTTACACTGATGCTTTGGATTCGAGACCCAAATCAGGAACGGATCTCCGGTTTGCCAGCTTCGCACGCGACCAAAATGCCCGTTTCCAGCCTTCAAGACCGCTACGAAGCCGAAGTGTTTCGCGGCCATCTTGAACGCGACGTCGCGCAGATCACCGTCTTGGACCGGTTGGGTGAGCTCGCCGAGGCGCTTGCTGCCTATCAGCCTGCGCGCAAGGCCGGTGCCCTCAGCCGGGTTTTCGGAGCGAAACAGCAAAGCGCCGCGCCGCATGGGCTTTACATCTGGGGCTCGGTCGGACGCGGCAAGACGATGCTGATGGATCTCTTTTTCGAGACCGTCGAAATCCCGCACAAAAGACGGGTTCATTTTCACGCCTTCATGGCCGAAGTGCATGCCCGCATTCACGCTTGGCGGCAGATGGAGAAGAGCGGCGAGGTCAAGGGCGACGATCCGATCGCACCTGTCGCCGAATCCCTGTCTAACGAAGCCTGGCTTCTTTGTTTCGACGAATTCGCCGTCACCGACATTACCGACGCAATGATTCTCGGGCGGCTTTTCAACGCCTTGTTGCAGCGCGGCACGGTCGTCGTCGCGACATCCAATGTCGAGCCGTCGGAGCTCTACAAAGACGGTTTGAACCGCACCCTGTTTTTGCCCTTCATCCAGCTTCTGCAGCAGAAGATGGATATCGTCGAACTCGCGGCGCGCACCGACTTCAGGCTCGAAAAACTGCAGGACGCGGCGGTCTATTACGTTCCGGCCGATGCCAAGGCGCACGAGGCTTTGACCAAGGCTTTCAAAGCCTTGACGGGTGCCGAACATGGCGAGCCCTGTCATTTGTCGCTGCTCGGGCGCCAGCTTCACGTGCCCGAGGCCCGCGCCAATGTCGCGCGTTTCAATTTCGCCGATTTGTGCAAGGCGGCTTTGGGTCCGCAGGATTATCTCGCGATCGCGCGCGCCTT
The Methyloferula stellata AR4 DNA segment above includes these coding regions:
- the zapE gene encoding cell division protein ZapE, producing MPVSSLQDRYEAEVFRGHLERDVAQITVLDRLGELAEALAAYQPARKAGALSRVFGAKQQSAAPHGLYIWGSVGRGKTMLMDLFFETVEIPHKRRVHFHAFMAEVHARIHAWRQMEKSGEVKGDDPIAPVAESLSNEAWLLCFDEFAVTDITDAMILGRLFNALLQRGTVVVATSNVEPSELYKDGLNRTLFLPFIQLLQQKMDIVELAARTDFRLEKLQDAAVYYVPADAKAHEALTKAFKALTGAEHGEPCHLSLLGRQLHVPEARANVARFNFADLCKAALGPQDYLAIARAFHTLVLDEIPVIEASERNEAARFTILIDALYDQHVKLIASAAAEPDRLFRGTEGREAFEFKRTASRLMEMRSKDYLALPHGMAASIGSGDTSGLVET